One Tamlana carrageenivorans genomic region harbors:
- a CDS encoding YheT family hydrolase: protein MPIIESTYKPSFLFKNGFVSTVYSGLFRRVQLTQERERITLCDGDFLDLDWSYAKGKTDKLIILLHGLEGSGNRPYMTGAAKLFNENGIDAVCVNFRGCSGETNLKFRSYHSGATEDLVDVISHVLNEKKYTDVYLKGISLGANMILKYLGEREAVPQEIKAAIAVSAPCYLYGSAKELHTIKNKLYHDRFLKHLSKALKNKQKRFQEDLSLEQIESIKTLFDFDNIYTSNAHGFKNGLDYYEQASSLQFLPKIKTPTLIINALNDSFLSHECYPVKEAKNNPFLHLEMPKYGGHVGFISKKNVYYNEKRALEFVQTMVK from the coding sequence ATGCCCATAATCGAATCCACATACAAACCTTCATTTCTGTTTAAAAACGGTTTCGTTTCAACGGTGTACTCTGGTTTATTTCGTCGTGTACAATTAACACAGGAGCGGGAACGCATTACTTTATGCGATGGTGATTTTCTTGACTTAGATTGGAGTTATGCTAAGGGGAAAACTGATAAACTCATCATTTTGCTTCACGGATTGGAAGGCAGTGGAAACCGACCGTATATGACGGGGGCAGCAAAGCTTTTTAATGAAAATGGTATCGATGCCGTTTGTGTGAATTTTAGAGGGTGCAGTGGTGAAACCAATTTGAAATTTAGAAGTTACCATTCGGGAGCTACCGAAGATTTGGTAGATGTGATTTCACATGTTTTAAACGAAAAAAAATATACCGACGTTTATTTAAAAGGCATCAGTTTAGGGGCAAACATGATTCTTAAATATTTAGGTGAACGCGAAGCAGTTCCTCAAGAAATTAAAGCGGCCATTGCTGTTTCGGCACCATGCTATTTATATGGTTCTGCCAAGGAATTGCATACCATCAAGAATAAATTATATCACGATAGGTTTTTGAAACACCTTTCCAAAGCCTTAAAAAATAAGCAAAAACGTTTCCAAGAAGATTTAAGTTTGGAGCAGATTGAAAGCATAAAAACCTTGTTCGATTTTGATAACATATACACCTCAAACGCTCATGGTTTTAAAAACGGATTAGATTATTACGAGCAAGCGAGCAGTTTGCAATTTCTTCCCAAAATAAAAACACCAACACTTATTATAAATGCTTTAAACGACTCGTTTCTTTCTCATGAGTGTTACCCCGTTAAAGAAGCTAAAAACAATCCGTTTTTACATTTAGAAATGCCTAAATATGGCGGGCATGTGGGATTTATTTCTAAAAAAAATGTGTATTACAACGAAAAACGGGCGCTGGAGTTTGTGCAAACTATGGTAAAATAG
- the xylE gene encoding D-xylose transporter XylE: MGHHKSFIYIVTLVATLGGLLFGYDTAVISGAEKSIQAYLIDSQGLSSFLHGVTVSSALIGCILGGAISGVISSSLGRRKALIVAGILFLLSALGSGNPEFLFFEKGVPSMGLLWMFNFYRIVGGIGVGLASAVCPMYIGEIAPADIRGKLVSLNQFAIIFGMLVVYFVNWGIADGQTTEWINNFGWRYMFLSEAIPATIFVVLMFFMPETPRYLAFQQKDDKALKILTKLNGVEKGREILSEIKGSLASTSKGELFSYGKVVIIVGILLSIFQQFVGINVALYYAPRIFESMGAAKDASMLQTIIMGLVNVVFTVVAIMTVDKWGRKPLLITGSIGMAIGMIAISYLAFQDIIGMATLVFIIVYTASFMMSWGPICWVLIAEIFPNKIRSQAIAIAVAAQWAANFFISSTYPPMMEFSSGGTYLFYGIMSILSAIFVWKMVPETKGKTLEEMENVWVK; the protein is encoded by the coding sequence ATGGGACATCACAAGTCGTTTATCTATATAGTAACACTTGTAGCAACGCTCGGAGGCTTGTTATTTGGTTATGATACAGCAGTCATCTCAGGAGCCGAAAAGTCTATACAGGCCTATTTAATAGATAGCCAGGGGTTAAGTTCTTTTTTACACGGTGTAACCGTTTCATCGGCATTAATTGGTTGTATTCTTGGTGGTGCCATTTCGGGAGTGATTTCGTCATCCTTAGGGAGAAGAAAGGCTTTAATTGTAGCGGGCATTCTATTCCTATTATCAGCCTTAGGCTCTGGTAATCCTGAATTTTTGTTCTTTGAAAAAGGTGTGCCTTCCATGGGATTGCTATGGATGTTTAATTTTTACAGAATTGTAGGTGGTATTGGCGTTGGTTTAGCCTCTGCTGTTTGTCCGATGTACATTGGTGAAATAGCACCTGCTGATATTCGAGGGAAACTGGTTTCTTTAAATCAATTTGCTATTATTTTCGGGATGCTTGTCGTTTATTTTGTGAATTGGGGTATTGCAGATGGGCAAACTACTGAATGGATTAATAATTTTGGTTGGAGATACATGTTTTTATCCGAAGCCATACCGGCTACTATCTTTGTTGTGCTCATGTTCTTTATGCCTGAAACGCCAAGATATTTAGCTTTTCAGCAAAAAGATGATAAGGCTTTGAAGATATTAACTAAACTGAATGGGGTTGAAAAGGGCAGAGAAATTTTATCTGAAATTAAAGGTTCACTAGCATCGACTTCTAAAGGCGAATTATTTTCTTATGGTAAAGTGGTTATCATCGTGGGTATTTTACTCTCTATTTTTCAGCAGTTTGTTGGAATTAATGTCGCCTTGTATTACGCACCTCGAATTTTTGAAAGTATGGGAGCGGCTAAAGATGCTTCGATGCTGCAAACCATCATCATGGGGTTAGTTAATGTTGTTTTTACGGTTGTAGCGATTATGACTGTAGATAAATGGGGCAGAAAACCATTGTTAATTACAGGTTCTATAGGTATGGCTATTGGTATGATTGCTATTTCATATTTAGCATTCCAAGATATCATAGGCATGGCAACATTGGTGTTTATTATAGTTTATACGGCTTCATTTATGATGAGTTGGGGCCCTATTTGTTGGGTGCTTATCGCAGAAATATTTCCGAATAAAATACGTAGCCAGGCTATTGCAATCGCCGTGGCAGCACAGTGGGCAGCAAACTTCTTTATCTCATCTACCTATCCGCCTATGATGGAGTTTAGTAGTGGAGGTACCTATCTGTTTTACGGTATTATGAGTATCCTTTCTGCAATTTTTGTTTGGAAAATGGTACCTGAAACTAAAGGGAAAACCCTTGAGGAAATGGAAAATGTTTGGGTAAAATAA
- a CDS encoding xanthine dehydrogenase family protein molybdopterin-binding subunit produces the protein MKSSNKKVFSRRAFLKSSALASGGMLIGFNLFQACKTDAEVPVDISKIHFNDFNAFIKISDEGIVTIFSPNPEIGQGVKTSMPMIIAEELDVDWENVYVEQAPLDTKNYTRQVAGGSQSIRSSWEPLRQTGATAKQMLINAAAKEWQISPEECTARLGVISNRTGDTLGYGDVVKLAATLEIPENVSLKDPKDFNIIGKGKGNVDVDKIVVGEPLYGMDYSEDGMLYASVLRPPAFGQKLESYDASEAKRLPGVVDVITIGEKYRAYKAAGHKSWAAQLSSSDKVVVIANTTWDAFRGLKAIKANWVAESPLESTEDYDAKLLALLGGNKFNTRRSDGDIKKAFAEADKVVERTYEAPYLPHNCLEPMNFFAHVTDEKVRLIGPTQTPEEAAKSIAQLLERDLETVEVNMTRIGGGFGRRLYTDFVFEVAEIADTVRKPIKMVSARENDMTTGVYRPAVKYRIAAAIKNGKITGYHLKEACANGSMYGIIADFFPAGAIENYQVDSATYKNSITTGAWRAPYTNFLASAEQSFFDELAQELNIDRIQLHLNLIQNVKGTPDERIQYSPERLEGVIKLVAEKAKWGQTKPGVYQGFSVYYSHNTHVAEIAEIVLEHGNPIVKKVTCAVDCGIVVNPTGALQQAKGGVIDGLGHAMYADLSFKDGVPQSNNFNNYQLIRMAETPKVDVYFVESDLAPTGLGEPTLPPIGAAVSNAIYAATGKRIYKFPLMKHFNEQEKVLS, from the coding sequence ATGAAATCTTCAAACAAAAAAGTATTTAGTAGAAGGGCTTTTTTAAAATCTTCAGCATTAGCTAGCGGAGGTATGTTAATTGGTTTTAATTTGTTTCAAGCATGCAAAACAGATGCAGAGGTGCCTGTTGATATCAGTAAAATTCACTTTAACGATTTTAACGCCTTTATTAAAATTTCCGATGAAGGTATCGTTACCATATTTTCTCCAAACCCAGAAATTGGTCAGGGGGTTAAAACCTCCATGCCTATGATTATTGCCGAAGAATTAGATGTGGACTGGGAAAACGTTTATGTAGAACAAGCGCCTCTAGATACAAAAAATTACACGCGACAGGTTGCTGGTGGTAGCCAATCTATAAGGAGTTCTTGGGAGCCATTAAGACAAACGGGCGCTACAGCTAAACAAATGCTCATTAATGCCGCAGCAAAAGAGTGGCAGATTTCTCCCGAGGAATGTACCGCTAGATTGGGGGTTATTTCCAATCGAACAGGGGATACATTAGGTTACGGTGATGTCGTAAAACTTGCCGCAACCTTAGAGATTCCAGAAAATGTTAGCTTAAAAGATCCTAAAGATTTTAATATTATTGGTAAAGGCAAAGGGAATGTTGATGTCGATAAAATTGTAGTTGGCGAGCCTTTGTATGGTATGGATTATTCCGAAGATGGCATGCTTTACGCATCGGTTTTAAGGCCACCGGCATTCGGTCAGAAACTGGAATCTTATGATGCTTCTGAAGCTAAAAGATTGCCCGGTGTTGTCGATGTTATAACTATTGGGGAAAAATATAGGGCTTACAAAGCGGCCGGACACAAGAGTTGGGCAGCACAATTAAGCAGCAGTGATAAAGTCGTGGTTATTGCTAATACCACTTGGGATGCCTTTCGGGGTTTAAAAGCAATTAAAGCCAATTGGGTAGCGGAATCACCTTTAGAAAGTACCGAAGATTACGACGCTAAATTGTTAGCCTTGTTAGGAGGTAATAAATTCAATACCAGAAGGTCAGATGGTGATATTAAAAAAGCTTTCGCGGAAGCAGATAAAGTGGTAGAACGTACCTATGAGGCACCATACTTACCACACAACTGCCTTGAACCTATGAATTTTTTTGCACATGTTACCGATGAAAAAGTACGCCTCATTGGACCTACACAAACGCCTGAAGAGGCAGCAAAAAGTATCGCTCAATTATTGGAGCGGGATTTGGAAACTGTAGAGGTTAACATGACACGTATTGGTGGTGGTTTTGGAAGAAGGCTTTATACCGATTTTGTTTTTGAAGTGGCCGAAATTGCCGATACTGTTCGAAAACCCATAAAAATGGTATCTGCTAGAGAAAACGATATGACTACGGGAGTATACAGACCTGCGGTGAAATATCGCATTGCTGCAGCCATTAAAAACGGAAAAATTACAGGCTATCACCTTAAAGAGGCCTGTGCTAATGGCAGTATGTATGGTATTATTGCCGATTTTTTTCCAGCTGGCGCCATAGAAAATTATCAGGTGGATAGTGCAACCTATAAAAACAGTATTACCACCGGGGCATGGCGAGCCCCATACACGAATTTTTTGGCTAGTGCTGAACAGAGTTTTTTCGATGAATTGGCTCAGGAGTTGAACATAGATCGCATTCAATTACACTTAAATTTAATTCAAAATGTAAAAGGCACCCCAGACGAACGCATTCAATACAGTCCGGAGCGTCTAGAGGGCGTAATAAAATTGGTCGCCGAAAAAGCAAAATGGGGACAAACTAAACCAGGTGTTTACCAAGGTTTTTCAGTGTATTATAGTCATAATACCCATGTTGCCGAAATAGCTGAAATAGTTCTGGAACATGGCAATCCGATAGTTAAAAAAGTGACTTGCGCTGTAGATTGCGGCATTGTGGTAAATCCTACTGGGGCGTTGCAGCAAGCTAAAGGCGGGGTGATTGATGGTCTTGGGCATGCTATGTACGCCGATTTATCCTTTAAAGACGGCGTGCCACAATCCAATAATTTTAATAACTATCAATTAATAAGAATGGCAGAAACGCCAAAAGTTGATGTATATTTTGTAGAAAGCGATTTGGCACCAACGGGACTGGGCGAACCTACTTTGCCGCCCATAGGCGCAGCGGTTTCTAACGCCATATATGCCGCAACAGGAAAACGAATTTATAAGTTTCCGCTTATGAAACATTTTAATGAGCAAGAAAAGGTATTGAGCTAA
- the xylA gene encoding xylose isomerase, which translates to MATIGNTEYYKGIGEIKYEGKESDNPLAFKYYNPEQVVAGKTMREHFRFAIAYWHTFCGTGGDPFGPGTLNFPWDQPIDAIEAAKAKADAAFEFVTKMGFDYYCFHDVDLVREGNSFGELESRLDTITDYLKEKQAASGVKLLWGTANCFSNPRYMNGASTNPDFNVLARAGGQIKLALDATIKLNGENYVFWGGREGYMSLLNTDMGRELDHMGQFLTMARDYARAQGFKGNFLIEPKPMEPMKHQYDFDTATAIGFLKEYGLDKDFKINIEVNHATLAQHTFQHEIAVAAKAGMLGSLDANRGDYQNGWDTDQFPNNIQETTEAMLVFLKAGGLQGGGVNFDAKIRRNSTDLEDVFLAHIGGADTFARALLTADKIISSSAYDKLRTERYSSFDSGKGKDFENGKLNFQDLYSIAKENGELPLQSGKQELFENIINQYI; encoded by the coding sequence ATGGCAACTATTGGAAATACAGAATACTATAAGGGTATTGGCGAAATTAAATATGAAGGAAAGGAATCTGATAATCCTTTAGCTTTTAAATATTATAACCCAGAGCAAGTGGTGGCAGGAAAAACCATGCGCGAGCATTTTAGATTCGCTATTGCTTACTGGCATACCTTCTGTGGTACAGGTGGAGATCCTTTCGGACCAGGAACTTTAAATTTTCCTTGGGATCAACCAATCGATGCTATTGAAGCCGCAAAGGCTAAAGCTGATGCTGCTTTTGAGTTTGTTACTAAAATGGGCTTTGATTACTATTGTTTTCATGATGTAGATTTAGTGCGTGAAGGGAATTCATTTGGTGAATTGGAAAGCCGATTAGACACGATTACCGATTATTTAAAAGAAAAACAAGCTGCTTCTGGAGTGAAATTACTTTGGGGAACGGCGAACTGTTTTTCAAATCCGAGATACATGAATGGGGCTTCTACCAACCCTGATTTTAATGTGTTGGCGAGAGCAGGCGGACAAATAAAATTGGCTTTAGATGCAACCATTAAATTAAATGGTGAAAACTATGTGTTTTGGGGAGGTCGCGAAGGTTATATGAGCTTGTTAAATACCGATATGGGACGCGAATTAGATCATATGGGGCAGTTTTTAACCATGGCCAGAGATTACGCCAGAGCTCAAGGTTTTAAAGGAAATTTCCTCATTGAACCTAAACCCATGGAGCCTATGAAACACCAATACGATTTTGATACAGCAACGGCCATTGGTTTCTTAAAAGAATATGGTTTAGATAAAGATTTTAAAATAAATATTGAAGTAAATCATGCCACTTTAGCACAACACACCTTTCAACACGAAATTGCGGTTGCTGCTAAAGCAGGTATGCTAGGAAGTTTAGATGCGAACCGCGGGGATTACCAAAATGGATGGGATACCGATCAATTCCCTAATAATATTCAAGAAACAACCGAAGCGATGTTGGTGTTCTTAAAAGCTGGTGGACTGCAAGGTGGCGGTGTGAATTTCGATGCTAAAATTAGAAGAAATTCAACCGATTTAGAAGATGTATTTTTAGCACATATTGGTGGCGCTGATACCTTTGCTCGTGCTTTACTTACTGCCGATAAAATTATAAGTTCTTCGGCTTATGATAAATTAAGAACCGAACGTTACAGTTCATTCGATTCAGGAAAAGGTAAAGATTTTGAAAATGGAAAATTAAATTTCCAAGATTTATACAGCATTGCCAAAGAAAACGGCGAACTACCATTGCAAAGTGGAAAGCAAGAGTTGTTTGAAAACATTATCAATCAATACATCTAA
- a CDS encoding (2Fe-2S)-binding protein, with translation MPTYQLKINRKTYTVEAELDTPLLWILRDHLKLVGTKFGCGIGQCGACTVHINGTATRSCLLEVPFAVNVEITTIEGLSKDGDHPVQQAWKTMDVPQCGYCQAGQIMTASAFLQRNPNPTDEEIRNAMHGNICRCAAYNNIEEAVKLASKQ, from the coding sequence ATGCCAACCTATCAGTTAAAAATAAATAGAAAAACCTATACCGTTGAAGCCGAGCTGGATACACCGCTTTTGTGGATTTTAAGAGATCACTTAAAACTTGTCGGCACCAAGTTTGGCTGCGGTATTGGGCAGTGTGGCGCTTGTACCGTACACATCAATGGTACGGCCACCCGTAGCTGTTTGTTAGAGGTGCCTTTTGCTGTAAATGTAGAAATTACAACCATTGAAGGCCTCTCCAAAGATGGTGATCATCCCGTTCAGCAAGCATGGAAAACCATGGATGTACCGCAATGTGGCTACTGTCAGGCAGGACAAATTATGACAGCTTCTGCTTTTTTACAAAGAAATCCGAATCCCACAGATGAAGAAATAAGAAACGCTATGCATGGTAATATTTGCCGTTGTGCAGCTTATAATAACATTGAAGAAGCTGTTAAATTAGCTTCAAAACAATAA
- a CDS encoding XdhC family protein translates to MTHEFKNIVKAAVEAKECGLKSVLASVVDLDGSSYRRPGVRMLITENGTLTGAVSGGCVEKEIVLQAESIFKTDIAKIMTYDGRYRLGCEGVLYILIEPYEPHVSFESVFKTCLMLRKSFQLKSYYEKEVKMSKAFGTMVHIDDEVYPLNPRLKNQQLDKKSIFSQTMPPCFKLIIIGAEHDAVQLCKYAALTGWEVIIVSNIKENKSIKEFPSAETLWATTPETVDFSLVDQQTAVVLMTHNFAYDLRYLVALSKCHPNYIGVLGPARRREDLLSQLMTYCPELDTEFLDLVHGPAGLNIGSETPQEIAVSIVSEILAITRNKHPMSLSEKQGRIHQEK, encoded by the coding sequence ATGACTCACGAATTTAAAAATATCGTAAAAGCAGCTGTCGAGGCGAAGGAATGCGGATTAAAATCGGTGTTAGCTTCTGTTGTAGATTTAGATGGTTCTTCTTATCGCAGGCCTGGGGTTAGAATGCTTATTACTGAAAACGGCACGCTCACAGGAGCGGTAAGTGGAGGTTGTGTTGAAAAGGAAATTGTTTTGCAAGCCGAGTCTATTTTTAAAACAGATATAGCAAAAATAATGACCTATGATGGTAGATACCGCCTGGGTTGTGAAGGTGTTTTGTATATTTTAATTGAACCATATGAACCGCATGTTTCTTTTGAAAGTGTTTTTAAAACTTGTTTAATGCTTAGAAAGTCTTTTCAGTTAAAATCGTATTACGAAAAAGAGGTGAAAATGTCAAAGGCCTTCGGAACTATGGTTCATATAGATGATGAAGTGTATCCTTTAAACCCTCGTTTGAAAAATCAGCAACTAGATAAGAAATCAATATTTAGTCAAACCATGCCGCCATGTTTTAAACTGATTATTATTGGTGCCGAACACGATGCTGTGCAATTGTGTAAATATGCGGCGTTAACAGGGTGGGAAGTAATTATCGTATCTAATATAAAAGAAAATAAATCAATAAAAGAATTTCCTAGTGCAGAAACCTTATGGGCAACAACACCTGAAACGGTAGATTTTAGTTTGGTAGATCAACAAACAGCTGTTGTGCTTATGACTCACAATTTCGCCTACGATTTAAGGTATTTAGTGGCACTTTCAAAATGTCATCCTAATTATATCGGTGTGTTAGGCCCAGCCAGACGACGAGAAGATTTGTTATCGCAACTTATGACTTACTGTCCCGAGTTGGATACCGAGTTTTTGGATTTAGTTCATGGTCCCGCAGGGTTAAATATAGGTTCTGAAACACCTCAAGAGATTGCTGTGTCTATTGTTTCAGAAATTTTAGCCATCACCAGGAATAAACATCCCATGTCCTTGAGTGAAAAACAGGGACGTATCCATCAAGAAAAATAA
- a CDS encoding xylulokinase encodes MYYLGYDLGSSSVKVAIVDAATGQQIVLLNEPSSEMEILAPELNWAEQDPNMWWHYVCAATKRAIKETKIDASKIQGIGISYQMHGLVVVDQAGEPLRNSIIWCDSRAIEIGNKAFGDLGTEKCTADLLNSPGNFTASKLKWVHDNEPEVYAKIYKYMLPGDFIASKLTGVINTTKNGLSEGILWDYKKDEVANWLLEYYDIDTGLTPNIVENFTVQCLVNENGAADTGLPVGIPIVYRAGDQPNNALSLNVFNHGEVAATGGTSGVIYAVTNQKKSKEASRINHFAHVNYTKENSNLGKLLCINGAGIQYRWLKDNLASNTYEAMNAKASEVPVGAEGVCIIPFGNGAERMLNNKTVGTQLLNLNLNKHHEGHLCRAALEGIAFSFVYGMDILKRDHAEIKVIRAGNDNLFRSEIFSNTVATLIGHDIEIYNTTGAIGAARAVGLTDGDFKKFGDHITNNDHVMTYIPLGNKEPYVEAYHTWKKQLELFLQEKENK; translated from the coding sequence TTGTATTACTTAGGATACGATTTAGGAAGCTCATCTGTTAAAGTGGCCATTGTAGATGCTGCTACAGGACAACAAATTGTTTTATTAAACGAGCCTTCCAGCGAAATGGAAATATTAGCGCCAGAGTTAAATTGGGCAGAACAAGACCCCAATATGTGGTGGCATTACGTTTGTGCGGCTACAAAACGTGCTATAAAAGAAACGAAAATTGATGCTTCTAAAATTCAAGGTATTGGTATATCATATCAGATGCATGGTTTGGTTGTAGTTGATCAAGCTGGTGAGCCGCTTAGAAATTCAATTATTTGGTGCGATAGTCGTGCAATTGAAATAGGTAATAAAGCCTTCGGTGATTTAGGTACTGAAAAATGTACGGCCGATTTACTGAATTCCCCAGGGAATTTTACAGCATCAAAATTAAAGTGGGTGCATGATAACGAACCTGAGGTCTATGCTAAAATTTATAAGTATATGTTGCCTGGCGATTTTATAGCATCAAAATTAACTGGTGTTATAAATACGACTAAAAACGGACTGTCAGAAGGGATTTTATGGGATTATAAAAAGGATGAAGTAGCCAATTGGTTATTAGAATATTATGATATCGATACCGGGTTAACCCCAAACATTGTAGAAAACTTTACCGTGCAGTGTTTAGTGAACGAAAATGGAGCAGCAGACACAGGATTGCCTGTTGGAATTCCTATAGTTTACCGTGCTGGCGACCAGCCTAACAATGCCCTTTCACTAAACGTGTTTAATCATGGTGAAGTGGCCGCTACAGGAGGAACTTCCGGTGTTATTTATGCGGTAACCAATCAGAAAAAATCTAAAGAAGCCTCAAGAATAAATCATTTCGCCCATGTAAATTATACGAAAGAAAATTCCAATTTAGGGAAATTACTGTGTATTAATGGCGCGGGCATTCAATACCGATGGCTAAAAGATAATTTGGCTTCAAATACCTATGAAGCTATGAATGCGAAGGCTAGCGAGGTTCCTGTAGGAGCCGAGGGTGTTTGTATAATACCTTTTGGAAATGGTGCCGAACGCATGCTAAACAATAAAACCGTAGGTACGCAACTTTTAAATCTGAATTTGAACAAGCATCATGAAGGACATTTATGTCGCGCAGCGCTTGAAGGTATCGCTTTTTCTTTCGTTTATGGTATGGATATTTTGAAGCGTGATCATGCCGAAATTAAAGTCATTCGAGCAGGAAATGATAACTTATTTAGATCCGAAATCTTTTCAAATACCGTCGCTACATTAATTGGTCATGATATTGAAATTTACAACACAACAGGTGCCATTGGAGCCGCCAGAGCAGTAGGGTTAACTGACGGTGATTTTAAGAAATTTGGCGACCACATTACTAATAACGATCACGTGATGACTTACATACCCTTGGGGAATAAAGAGCCTTATGTTGAGGCTTATCATACATGGAAAAAACAATTAGAGCTTTTTTTACAAGAAAAAGAAAATAAATAA
- a CDS encoding nucleotidyltransferase family protein, translated as MLQSDSNIAIVVLAAGEASRMGSPKQLLSWGEGSLITHVVQQALCTSSSEVIVVLGAHFEAVHHTISDFPITILHNQNWQAGLSESIACAAQYLLKENKAYQGALFLLADQPLVSSEYINMMIEKFKPHQKCILTSTYTDGKKGVPVLFDACYFKGLIELSAHNGAHHFIKNQELFVQSINMPFENLDIDTKQDYITLYQRYFGSK; from the coding sequence TTGCTTCAGTCAGATTCAAATATAGCCATCGTTGTTTTAGCTGCAGGGGAAGCTTCAAGAATGGGAAGTCCAAAGCAACTATTGTCGTGGGGTGAAGGGAGTCTTATTACACATGTGGTGCAACAAGCACTTTGTACGTCTTCTTCAGAAGTTATAGTGGTTCTAGGGGCGCATTTTGAGGCTGTTCATCATACCATCAGTGACTTTCCTATTACTATTTTACACAATCAAAATTGGCAAGCAGGACTTAGTGAGTCTATAGCCTGTGCTGCTCAATATCTTCTTAAAGAAAATAAAGCCTACCAAGGTGCGCTATTTCTATTAGCTGATCAACCTTTAGTGAGCTCAGAATATATAAATATGATGATTGAAAAATTTAAACCTCATCAAAAATGTATTTTGACTTCTACATACACTGATGGTAAAAAAGGGGTGCCCGTTCTGTTTGATGCGTGTTATTTTAAAGGCTTAATCGAATTATCTGCTCATAACGGCGCACATCATTTCATAAAAAATCAGGAGCTTTTTGTACAGTCGATTAATATGCCCTTTGAAAACTTGGATATCGATACCAAACAAGATTATATCACTTTATATCAGCGGTATTTCGGGTCTAAATAG